CCGCCGCCGCACCTTTGCTATTATCGCGCACCCGGATGCGGGTAAGACGACACTCACCGAAAAGCTGCTGCTGTTCGGCGGCGCCATTCAGCTCGCCGGTGAAGTGAAGGCCAAGAAGGATCGCATCCAGACCCGGTCGGACTGGATGAAGATCGAGCGCGAGCGCGGCATCTCGGTCGTCACCTCTGTCATGACTTTCGAATATGACGGCAATGTCTTCAACATCCTCGACACACCGGGTCACGAAGACTTCGCCGACGACACCTATCGCACGCTGACCGCCGTCGATGCGGCCGTCATGGTCATTGATGCCGCCAAGGGTATTGAGCCGCGAACCTTGAAGCTGTTCGAGGTCTGCCGCATGCGCGACATCCCGATCATCACCTTCGTCAACAAGATGGACCGCGAAAGCCGCGACATCTTCGAGATCCTCGACGAGGTGGAAGAGAAGCTGGCGCTCGACACGGCCCCGATCACCTGGCCTGTCGGTCGTTCGAAAAGCTTCTGTGGCTCCTACAATCTGGTCGACAACACCTTCCGCGGCTCCGACAAGCAGGTCGAGGCGCTCGCGGTCAACAGCCCGAAGAACGTCGCCGAAAACCTGCCGGAAAACGAGCGTGCCACCTTCGTCGATGAGCTGGAACTGGCGCAGGAAGCCTGCCGGCCTTTTGATCACAAAGCCTTCCTCGAAGGTCACATGACGCCGGTTTTCTTCGGCTCCGCCTTGCGGAATTTCGGCGTGCGCGACCTGATCAACGCGCTGGGCGCCTTTGCGCCCCCGCCGCGCGACCAGGTCGCCGATGTCAGAACGGTGCACGCGGCCGAAGACAAGATGACGGCCTTCGTCTTCAAGATCCAGGCCAATATGGATCCCAATCACCGGGACCGCATCGCCTTTGCCCGCATCTGCTCCGGCAAGCTTGAGCGCGGCATGAAGGCGCGCCTTGCCCGCACCGGCAAGCAGATGGGCCTGACGGCACCGCAGTTCTTCTTCGCGTCGCAGCGTCAGCTCGCCGACACGGCTTACGCCGGTGATGTCGTCGGCATCCCGAACCACGGCACGCTGCGCATCGGTGATACCCTGACCGAAGGCGAAAACCTCGTGTTCCAGGGCGTGCCGAACTTCTCGCCAGAAATCCTGCGCCGTGTCCGTCTGGAAGATGCGATGAAGGCGAAGAAGCTGAAGGAAGCCCTGCAGCAGATGGCGGAAGAGGGTGTCGTGCAGCTCTTCTCGCCGGAAGACGGCTCGCCCGCCATCGTCGGCGTCGTCGGCGCGCTGCAGCTCGACGTGCTGAAGGAGCGCCTTCAGGGCGAATACGGCCTGCCGGTCTCCTTCGAAATGTCGCGCTTCTCCGTCTGCCGCTGGATTTCGGCCGAACAGAAGGACGATCTTGAAAAGTTCATGACCCAGCGCCGTGGCGACATCTGCCGCGATCTCGATGGCGACCCGGTCTTCATGGCGCAAGACCAGTTCTCGCTTCGTTACGAGTCCGAACGCTACCCGGCGATCAAGATGGTTGCCATCAAGGAGTATCACGCCGTCAAGGCGGCGTGATCGATCTCGGGGGTGGCGGCGCTGGCTCGCCACCTGCTTCTCGGTCGGTCAAATTGCCGGAGCGATCCGCAGCCCTGACGATGGCTGGAAGTCGATCCGCAGGCGTTCATAGCTTTCGATGGTCGGATGTGATGTCTCGAGCGGCTGGGCGTGGGTGGCCGTGACGACGGCGACATCGGCCCCTGCCGCTTCTCCGGCCCTGACGCCAGCCAGCACATCCTCGAAGACCAGGCAGCGGGACGGATCGACGCCAAGCTTCTGCGCGCCGAGGCGGTAGCCGGCCGGATCGGGTTTGCCGATCTTCACATCCTCGGCCGTCACGATTTGCAGCGGTTGTGGCAGGCCGGCAGCACCGATGCGGGCACGCGCAAGGGCGGAAGGCGCCGAGGTCACGATTGCCCAGCGCTCCGCAGGCAGGCTTTTCAGAAAGGCGATGGCACCCGAAATGGGAACAACGCCGTCGAGATCCTCGATTTCGCCGCGCTCGATCTCCAGAGCTTCCTGCACGACGTCGATGCCGGGCAGGTTCAGCGCGCTGATCGTGTCGATTCCACGCTTGCCGTGCATGAAGGGCAGGAAGGTCTCGAGATCGAGACCATGCCTCAGCGCCCAGCGGCTCCAGACCCGTTCGGCAGCGGCGATGGAGTTGAGCAGCGTCCCGTCCATGTCGAAGAGAAAAGCGTCATAGGAGCGGTCGAAAAGCCTGTCGGGGGAATGATGCAAGGCGTGGCTCCTCTGGTCCAATGCGCGATGAGGCTCCCTAGCTGCTCCGGGCCAAGCCTACAAACACTTAAATCGGCAAGAGATGAGTGACAGAGACACCACTCTCGCCTAGTCTCGACCTCGAGAGACAGGGGCGTCCGGCGAAAGCCGGGCTGAGAAGGACCCTTTGAACCTGAACCAGATCATGCTGGCGGAGGGAGTCGCTCGGGTGCCGCGGGCTCTCTGCGTCTGCCCGTCGCTTCTCCACCCGCAAAGGAGAAGCCGAGATGCCATCGTCCCCCATCCGCAACGTGCTCACCATTGCCGGCTCCGACCCCTCCGGGGGTGCCGGCATCCAGGCGGACCTCAAGGCCTTCTCCGCGCGCGGTTGTTACGGCATGGCCGTCATTACCGCGCTGACCGCGCAGAATACGAGAGGGGTCTCGGCCGTCATGCCGCTCGATCCCGGCTTCGTGGCAGAGCAGATCCGCATGGTCTTTGCCGATATTCGCGTCGATGCGGTGAAGATCGGCATGATTGCCAACTCCGGCATCGCGCGCGCGGTCGCCGATATGCTGAGGCCTCATCGCGGCATCCCCATCGTGCTTGATCCCGTCATGATCGCCAAGGGAGGGGCCGCTCTGCTCGACCCGGAGGCGATCGACGCGCTGACGAACGAGCTCCTGCCGCTGGCCACACTGCTCACGCCCAACCTGCCGGAGGCCGCGGCTCTGCTCGGCGACCCCGAAGCCTGCGACCGGCGGATCGTGGAGTCCCAGGCCATCAGGCTGACGGGCCTTGGCCCGGAGGCCGTCCTCGTCAAGGGTGGCCATCTGCCGGGCCAGGAAAGCCCCGACGTGTTGGTGGTCGGGGGAGCCGTGACGTGGTTTGAGGCCGATCGCATCCCTACGCGCAACACCCATGGCACGGGCTGTTCCCTGTCGAGCGCCCTGGCCGCCGAACTGGCGAAGGGCCTCGAAACACCGGAGGCTGTGAGGCTCGCCAAGGCCTGGCTCGGAGACGCGGTCCGGACTTCGGGTCAACTGTCCGTCGGTTCGGGGCATGGCCCGGTCCACCATTTCCACGCCCTGTGGGAGGTCACTGGGCAGAGTTGATGGCTGGGAGACGGGATCTACAAAAAAAGAAGGCCCGGCGGTGGAGTGCCGCCGGGCAAGGTGAACTTGACTGCCGGGTTTAATGCTCGGCCTTGATAAAGGTTCCGTTCTGCAGCTCCTTCATCGCCTGCATCAGCTCTTCGCGGGTGTTCATCACGATCGGCCCGTGCCAGGCGACGGGCTCCTTGATCGGCTTGCCGGTCACGAGAAGGAAGCGGATACCCTGCTCGCCCGCCTGCACGGTAATCTCGTCGCCGGTGTCGAAGACGACGAGCGTGCGGTTTCCGGAGAGGTCGCGGATATTCAGCTCTTCGCCCAGATACTCCTTCTCGACCTTGACGCCGAAGGGCGTCGACGCATCGCGGAACGACCCGGAGCCGGCGAAGATATAGGCAAATGCCGAGCGATAGGTATCGACCGGGAAGGACTTGCGCTTGCCCGGCGGCACCGAAATGTCGAGATAGACCGGTTCGGCGGCAATCCCGTCGACCGGGCCGTTCTTGCCCCAGAATTCGCCGGAGATGACACGGACCGAAGTCCCGTCATCGTCCACGACGACCGGAATGTCGGCCGACTTGATGTCCTGATAGCGCGGCTTCGTCATCTTCAGCGACGAGGGCAGGTTGGCCCAGAGCTGGAAACCGTGCATGCGGCCGGCGAAATCGCCCTTTGGCATTTCCTGATGCAGGATCCCGCTACCGGCCGTCATCCACTGCAGGTCCCCGGCGCCCAGCATACCTTGATTGCCCAGGCTGTCGCCATGCTCGACAGTTCCGGCAAGCACATAGGTGATCGTCTCGATGCCGCGATGCGGATGCCACGGAAAGCCGCGGACATAATCGCTCGGCGTGTCGTTGCGGAAGTCGTCCATCATCAGGAACGGATCGGTCATGTCAGGATCGCCGAAGCCGAAGACGCGGTGCAGCTTGACGCCGGCGCCTTCCATGGTCGGCGTGGCGCGGCTCTCATGTTTGACGGGACGTATGGACATCGGGGATCTCCTCGGAACGAAAGGCTTCGGTTGCAGCCAGTATAGACGATCGGAGGAGGCTGCGGAGGAGCGCCAAAGGCAACGCAGTGTTCACTTTTGCTCGTGTTGCACTGCGAAAAGCCATTGCCGGCCCGGATAAATATCTGTCATGAAGGCAGTGACGTTTGCAAATCGTTAGCCATTCGAGCCAAGACTGGGTGAAAGTCGTCGGTGGTTTGGCGGATTGGGAGATGTAAGGACATATGTGTCGCTGGGCAGCCTATCGCGGAGTTCCGATCTTCCTGGAGGAGCTCGTCACCTCGCCCGCTCATTCCCTGATCGAGCAATCCCATTGCGCAACACGCGCGAAAACTGCGACCAATGCCGATGGTTTCGGCATCGCCTGGTATGGTGATCGCCCCGAGCCCGGCCGGTTCCGCGATGTTCTCCCCGCCTGGTCCGACTGCAATCTGAAGAGCCTTGCCCGCCAGATCCGTTCGCCGCTCTTTCTCGCCCATGTGCGCGCCGCGACCCATGGCGCGACGCGTCGCGACAATTGCCATCCCTTCGTGCATGGAAACTGGTCCTTCATGCACAATGGCCAGATCGACAATTTCGACCGCATCCGCCGCCCCATGGAAGGCATGCTGGACGACGAACATTTCCACGCCCGTGTCGGCACCACCGACAGCGAACTCCTCTTCCTGCTCGCCCTGCAGTTTGGTCTGCGGGAGCGCCCGATCGCCGCCATGAGCGAGGCCGTCGGCTTTGTCGAGCAGATCAGCCTGCATTTGACCGGCGAGGCCAGGATTCGCCTGACGGCGGCTTTTTCCGACGGCGAGACGCTCTATGCGGTACGCTACTCCACCGACGAGCACGCCCCCACGCTCTATGCCGCCCCCATGGGGCCGAAGGGAAGCTACTGCCTCGTCTCGGAACCCCTGAACGACGAGACCGACACCTGGGTGGAAATCACGGCCGGCAGTGCCGTGATCCTTAATGGAAACGGGCTGGATGCCGCTGAGTTCAAGCCGCAGGTCGAACGCATCAGGCTCGATCAGGTACGCCAGCCCGCTATGGCCGGCTAACCTCTCCCGTCAAACTGGGATCCCCAGTTCTGCCCGCAGCTTCCTGGTCAGGCCACCGGCCACCAAGCGATGCGAGCGGCGGATGTACTCTGCTATCTCTGCTGCAGCGAGTTCCGTCTCCGGATCGAGCGTCACCCATTTGCGCTTGGCGAAGTAGGGAGCCTGCGCCACGCCACCGAGTGCCGTCAGGATTTCGAAGCTTTCCTCGCTTACCTTGAAGCAGATCCGCCGTTCGACATCGGTCAGCAGTGTGAAGACCTTGTCGCCCACCTTGGCCACTCGGGCATCCCACTGGTCGACAAGGCTGGTTCCTGGCAGGCTCCGCACGAGCGCCTCGAATCCGTCCCGGTCGAAAAGACTCATGCGCCGGTTCCCCCGATCTGGGTGGCGATCCACATCGCCAGTCGCTCGGCCACTTCGCTCTTGGTGAGATCGGGCCATGCCTCGACTCCATCATGCGAGATAAGGCGAACCCGGTTACGGTCGCCACCCATCACGCCGGTTTCGGGGGAGACATCATTGGCGACGATCAGGTCGGCACCCTTGCGCTCGAGTTTGGCCCGACCATTGTCCTCGACATTTTCCGTCTCGGCAGCAAAGCCGACGACGAGGCGCGGGCGCTCGGGGTGGTGTCCGATTGTTTTCAAAATATCGGGGTTTTCGGCGAGCTGCAGCGGTGGCGGCGCCTCGCCGGGCTGCTTCTTGATCTTCCTCTCCGCCGAGGCCGCCACCCGCCAATCGGCCACGGCAGCGACCATGACCGCTATATCGACCGGCAGCGTGGAAATCACGGCATCGCGCATCTCTTCGGCGCGCTCGACATGCACTGTCCGAACGCCCTCGGGGTCGGGAATGATCACAGGCCCTGAGACGAGGGTCACGTCCGCACCAAGCCGGGCCAGTGCCGCCGCGATCGCATGTCCCTGCTTGCCGGAGGAGCGGTTTGCGATGTAGCGCACGGGATCGATCGGCTCATGTGTCGGCCCGGAGGTGACGACCGCCTTCAGCCCGGCGAGGGGCCTGGGTCCCGAAAGCAGATCCTCAACGCGGGCGACGACCTCCAGCGGTTCGGCTATGCGTCCGCGCCCGCGTTCGCCACTCTCAGCCATCTCGCCTTCCATTGGCCCGATCGCCTGGATCCCGTCGCGCTGGAGCACGGAAAAATTCCGCCGTGTGGCCGCATGGGACCACATTTTCGGGTTCATCGCAGGCGCGATCAGCACAGGGCGATCAGTCGCGAGCAATACGGTCGAGGCCAGATCGTCGGCAAGTCCGTTCGCCATCTTCGCCATCAGGTCAGCGGTGGCGGGCGCGACGAGCACGAGATCACATTCCCGCGCCAGCCGGATGTGGCCCACATCCTGTTCGTCTTCGCGGGAGAAAAGTTCGGTATAGACATGGGAGGCCGAGAGGGCGCCCACGGCGAGCGGTGTGACAAATTCCTGCGCCCCTCGCGTCATGATCGGGCGCACGTCAGCACCGCGCTCGCGAAGCCTGCGAATGAGGTCGAGGCTCTTATAGGCGGCGATACCGCCCGCGATTATCAGCAAAATACGCTTTCCGGCCAAGGTCATGCAAAGGGACCCCTTTCTGTCGGCCGGACCCTAGCGCAAATTCTGCGGGTGGAAAATGCTTGAAGAACAAGACTGGTAAACGGAGCGGATCAACCATTCGTGCCGAGGCGGAGCGGCACCTCCGCGACAGTCCCGCGCTCGGTTTCAAGGTAACGCAGCCCCGTCCCGAGCGTTGCGGCCATCGACTTGACGATGCGACTGCCGAGCCCTGTGCCCTTCGGCGCGCAATCGGGATCGATGCCTACGCCATCGTCCTCCACGCGCAGTATCGCCTCCTCGCCCGAGATCGTCTTGAGCGTCACCCGGATGTCCCCACTCTGCCCCTGGGGATAAGCATATTTGAAGGCATTGGTGACGAGTTCCGTGACCACCATGCCGACGGATACGGCCTTGTCGGCGGTCAGCGTGATCGGATCGGCATCGAGGAGCAGACGGATCGGCCTTTCGGCGCTGTGCAACGAATTGTAGAGCTCGACTGTCAGGCGATTGAGATAACGGTCGAGTTCGACCTTGCTGACGTCGTCGGACGTATAGAGGCTGCGATGCATGCCGGCGATCGCCGAGATCCGCGCCTGGGTTTCGGCGAGTTCCGCCT
This DNA window, taken from Peteryoungia algae, encodes the following:
- a CDS encoding peptide chain release factor 3 codes for the protein MAETLAEAVSRRRTFAIIAHPDAGKTTLTEKLLLFGGAIQLAGEVKAKKDRIQTRSDWMKIERERGISVVTSVMTFEYDGNVFNILDTPGHEDFADDTYRTLTAVDAAVMVIDAAKGIEPRTLKLFEVCRMRDIPIITFVNKMDRESRDIFEILDEVEEKLALDTAPITWPVGRSKSFCGSYNLVDNTFRGSDKQVEALAVNSPKNVAENLPENERATFVDELELAQEACRPFDHKAFLEGHMTPVFFGSALRNFGVRDLINALGAFAPPPRDQVADVRTVHAAEDKMTAFVFKIQANMDPNHRDRIAFARICSGKLERGMKARLARTGKQMGLTAPQFFFASQRQLADTAYAGDVVGIPNHGTLRIGDTLTEGENLVFQGVPNFSPEILRRVRLEDAMKAKKLKEALQQMAEEGVVQLFSPEDGSPAIVGVVGALQLDVLKERLQGEYGLPVSFEMSRFSVCRWISAEQKDDLEKFMTQRRGDICRDLDGDPVFMAQDQFSLRYESERYPAIKMVAIKEYHAVKAA
- a CDS encoding HAD-IA family hydrolase, with the protein product MDGTLLNSIAAAERVWSRWALRHGLDLETFLPFMHGKRGIDTISALNLPGIDVVQEALEIERGEIEDLDGVVPISGAIAFLKSLPAERWAIVTSAPSALARARIGAAGLPQPLQIVTAEDVKIGKPDPAGYRLGAQKLGVDPSRCLVFEDVLAGVRAGEAAGADVAVVTATHAQPLETSHPTIESYERLRIDFQPSSGLRIAPAI
- the thiD gene encoding bifunctional hydroxymethylpyrimidine kinase/phosphomethylpyrimidine kinase — protein: MPSSPIRNVLTIAGSDPSGGAGIQADLKAFSARGCYGMAVITALTAQNTRGVSAVMPLDPGFVAEQIRMVFADIRVDAVKIGMIANSGIARAVADMLRPHRGIPIVLDPVMIAKGGAALLDPEAIDALTNELLPLATLLTPNLPEAAALLGDPEACDRRIVESQAIRLTGLGPEAVLVKGGHLPGQESPDVLVVGGAVTWFEADRIPTRNTHGTGCSLSSALAAELAKGLETPEAVRLAKAWLGDAVRTSGQLSVGSGHGPVHHFHALWEVTGQS
- a CDS encoding pirin family protein, coding for MSIRPVKHESRATPTMEGAGVKLHRVFGFGDPDMTDPFLMMDDFRNDTPSDYVRGFPWHPHRGIETITYVLAGTVEHGDSLGNQGMLGAGDLQWMTAGSGILHQEMPKGDFAGRMHGFQLWANLPSSLKMTKPRYQDIKSADIPVVVDDDGTSVRVISGEFWGKNGPVDGIAAEPVYLDISVPPGKRKSFPVDTYRSAFAYIFAGSGSFRDASTPFGVKVEKEYLGEELNIRDLSGNRTLVVFDTGDEITVQAGEQGIRFLLVTGKPIKEPVAWHGPIVMNTREELMQAMKELQNGTFIKAEH
- a CDS encoding class II glutamine amidotransferase, translated to MCRWAAYRGVPIFLEELVTSPAHSLIEQSHCATRAKTATNADGFGIAWYGDRPEPGRFRDVLPAWSDCNLKSLARQIRSPLFLAHVRAATHGATRRDNCHPFVHGNWSFMHNGQIDNFDRIRRPMEGMLDDEHFHARVGTTDSELLFLLALQFGLRERPIAAMSEAVGFVEQISLHLTGEARIRLTAAFSDGETLYAVRYSTDEHAPTLYAAPMGPKGSYCLVSEPLNDETDTWVEITAGSAVILNGNGLDAAEFKPQVERIRLDQVRQPAMAG
- a CDS encoding MmcQ/YjbR family DNA-binding protein, with the translated sequence MSLFDRDGFEALVRSLPGTSLVDQWDARVAKVGDKVFTLLTDVERRICFKVSEESFEILTALGGVAQAPYFAKRKWVTLDPETELAAAEIAEYIRRSHRLVAGGLTRKLRAELGIPV
- the coaBC gene encoding bifunctional phosphopantothenoylcysteine decarboxylase/phosphopantothenate--cysteine ligase CoaBC; protein product: MTLAGKRILLIIAGGIAAYKSLDLIRRLRERGADVRPIMTRGAQEFVTPLAVGALSASHVYTELFSREDEQDVGHIRLARECDLVLVAPATADLMAKMANGLADDLASTVLLATDRPVLIAPAMNPKMWSHAATRRNFSVLQRDGIQAIGPMEGEMAESGERGRGRIAEPLEVVARVEDLLSGPRPLAGLKAVVTSGPTHEPIDPVRYIANRSSGKQGHAIAAALARLGADVTLVSGPVIIPDPEGVRTVHVERAEEMRDAVISTLPVDIAVMVAAVADWRVAASAERKIKKQPGEAPPPLQLAENPDILKTIGHHPERPRLVVGFAAETENVEDNGRAKLERKGADLIVANDVSPETGVMGGDRNRVRLISHDGVEAWPDLTKSEVAERLAMWIATQIGGTGA